The Paenibacillus tianjinensis genome has a window encoding:
- a CDS encoding RNA polymerase sigma factor, whose protein sequence is MHSEELPYAVAYAPSMTLREMMETYGSDVWHYAFFLTRSREQANDISQEVFLKAYRSIGKYRGNATLKTWLLTITRNTAFSWRRSSFWRRFAPLGNGQETGQAMSAEKEAISNQYVSRIWELIMELPEKHREVLVLEIQQGLSTVEMALLLGVAEGTVKSRLSRARDKVRKALEEEEKR, encoded by the coding sequence ATGCACAGTGAAGAATTGCCTTACGCCGTGGCCTATGCGCCGTCCATGACGCTGCGGGAGATGATGGAGACGTACGGCTCCGATGTGTGGCATTATGCGTTTTTCCTAACCCGCAGCCGCGAGCAGGCGAATGACATCAGCCAGGAGGTGTTCCTGAAAGCCTACCGGAGCATCGGAAAATACCGCGGGAACGCTACCCTAAAAACCTGGCTGCTGACGATTACCCGCAATACGGCATTCAGCTGGAGAAGGAGCAGCTTTTGGCGCAGATTTGCCCCGCTTGGGAACGGGCAGGAGACTGGACAGGCGATGTCTGCGGAAAAAGAAGCGATCAGCAACCAGTACGTCAGCAGGATCTGGGAGCTGATTATGGAGCTGCCGGAAAAACACCGGGAGGTGCTGGTACTGGAGATTCAACAGGGGCTGTCCACCGTAGAAATGGCTTTACTGCTCGGTGTGGCGGAAGGAACGGTAAAATCCCGGCTGTCGCGGGCCAGGGACAAAGTAAGAAAGGCGCTGGAGGAGGAGGAAAAGCGATGA
- a CDS encoding zf-HC2 domain-containing protein, with the protein MKCTEVIEWMHRYLDHDLSPDETIEMYRHIDNCPSCAEVFNRLTLLSEQMEQLPDVKPPFSLVDSIMPQLEQIDLGVQAEDAAASEDTKVIPMTRKGTHSQTVKGTSRVASMAARTGIGAVAAAIILVIALFNMPDSMPAADVEQALNQAADTAGSNEAMSKMTTGNSDTAATEGADNAAAPDELNAQLSESAGASDGGTVDGGEADSAAPATIDAGPAAEATEAGPAVSEGPASAKRSTSVIRNSELATPAPQSDIKSGGGHMSAQDARTFNDEDTAADNSAPAQDVEQTPAAEEAGTMGLLPMLKAQSPWYSPDGKYSAELAGQQLVIYNVPSSGLQEERTAVTSLPLEGTWVSGTWSEDSLQFTYVTLKDGSEVSKVYNVPDAGAAGVPSASPDASATALPGNK; encoded by the coding sequence ATGAAGTGCACGGAGGTGATAGAATGGATGCACCGTTATTTGGATCATGATCTCAGTCCAGATGAAACTATAGAGATGTATCGGCATATCGACAACTGTCCTTCTTGCGCGGAAGTCTTTAACCGGTTGACTCTGCTCTCCGAACAAATGGAACAGCTGCCGGACGTTAAGCCTCCTTTCAGCCTGGTTGATTCAATTATGCCTCAGCTTGAGCAGATTGATCTTGGTGTTCAAGCGGAGGATGCAGCAGCTTCGGAGGACACTAAAGTCATTCCAATGACACGCAAAGGTACTCATAGCCAAACAGTGAAAGGAACCTCCAGAGTAGCTTCCATGGCCGCGCGGACAGGCATTGGCGCAGTTGCTGCTGCGATTATTCTGGTGATTGCCCTCTTTAATATGCCGGACAGCATGCCGGCGGCAGATGTGGAGCAAGCGTTGAACCAGGCGGCTGATACGGCTGGAAGCAATGAAGCCATGAGCAAGATGACAACGGGGAATTCGGATACGGCAGCGACGGAAGGCGCGGATAACGCTGCTGCGCCTGATGAGCTTAACGCTCAACTCTCTGAATCCGCAGGCGCAAGCGACGGTGGAACCGTTGATGGTGGAGAAGCGGACAGTGCGGCTCCGGCTACGATAGACGCCGGACCGGCAGCGGAAGCTACAGAAGCGGGCCCTGCTGTGAGTGAGGGTCCCGCTTCGGCAAAGCGGAGCACGTCAGTTATCCGTAACAGTGAACTGGCTACTCCGGCCCCCCAGTCTGACATCAAAAGCGGCGGTGGTCATATGAGTGCTCAGGACGCCCGGACCTTTAATGATGAGGATACGGCTGCAGACAATTCAGCGCCGGCGCAGGATGTTGAGCAGACTCCGGCGGCTGAAGAAGCCGGAACGATGGGGCTGCTGCCTATGCTGAAAGCCCAGTCCCCCTGGTACTCACCGGACGGAAAGTATTCTGCCGAGCTTGCCGGACAGCAGCTGGTAATCTATAACGTTCCGTCAAGCGGCCTTCAGGAGGAACGGACCGCGGTAACCTCGCTTCCGCTGGAAGGCACGTGGGTATCCGGTACTTGGTCGGAGGACAGCCTCCAGTTTACGTATGTAACCTTGAAGGATGGCTCCGAAGTTTCCAAGGTATACAACGTTCCGGATGCCGGAGCCGCCGGGGTACCGTCAGCTTCGCCGGACGCTTCGGCGACAGCCCTTCCGGGTAATAAATAA
- a CDS encoding DinB family protein — MSESNSAFGEALVKSLIGERGHIPIARALPDITSELAGQRTEGIPYSIYQLLKHMSYWQDFMLTFLEGGKPQAPGNVRESWPVEEAPVDEAEWQDTVRHLLQGVEKAVAFARTVQLDEPLLGFPGETKGGILRNIASHNSYHLGEIVILRRLHGAWPPPGGGYPA; from the coding sequence ATGTCCGAATCCAATTCTGCTTTTGGTGAGGCTCTTGTGAAATCACTGATTGGAGAACGCGGGCATATTCCGATTGCCAGAGCATTGCCGGATATTACATCCGAGCTCGCCGGACAACGCACGGAAGGGATCCCGTACAGCATTTATCAATTATTGAAGCATATGAGCTATTGGCAGGATTTCATGCTGACCTTTTTGGAGGGGGGAAAACCGCAAGCGCCAGGAAATGTAAGGGAGAGCTGGCCGGTAGAGGAAGCCCCTGTAGACGAGGCAGAATGGCAGGACACCGTGAGGCATCTGCTGCAAGGCGTGGAAAAGGCTGTTGCTTTTGCCCGGACCGTACAGCTGGACGAACCGCTCCTAGGTTTTCCGGGGGAAACTAAGGGCGGGATATTACGTAACATCGCCTCTCATAATTCCTACCATTTAGGAGAAATAGTTATACTTCGCCGTCTCCACGGGGCCTGGCCGCCACCTGGCGGAGGCTATCCCGCCTAA
- a CDS encoding bifunctional 2-keto-4-hydroxyglutarate aldolase/2-keto-3-deoxy-6-phosphogluconate aldolase, with product MKKIKVLQNITSVGVVAVIRADNADDAYKMSAACIGGGLNNIEVTFTTPDADVAIKRLVAEYGSRAVIGAGTVLDPLTARIAILAGSEFVVSPSFEEETAKMCNLYGIPYMPGCMTLNEMKEALKLGVDVLKLFPGSAFGPDYVKAVKGPMPHVNIMPTGGVDLNNMEKWIANGCIAVGIGGNLTAPAKEGRYDQITELAAQYVAKFKEIKGA from the coding sequence ATGAAGAAAATAAAAGTTTTGCAAAACATCACATCTGTTGGTGTAGTCGCTGTTATCCGTGCGGATAATGCCGACGATGCTTATAAAATGTCAGCTGCCTGTATAGGAGGCGGACTGAACAACATTGAGGTTACCTTTACGACTCCGGATGCAGATGTAGCGATCAAGCGGCTGGTAGCCGAATACGGCAGCCGTGCGGTTATCGGTGCAGGTACAGTGCTCGACCCTCTTACGGCGAGAATTGCTATTCTGGCCGGTTCGGAGTTTGTGGTCAGCCCTTCTTTTGAAGAAGAGACTGCCAAGATGTGCAATCTTTACGGGATTCCTTACATGCCGGGCTGCATGACGCTGAATGAAATGAAGGAAGCGCTGAAGCTGGGCGTAGATGTGCTGAAGCTGTTCCCGGGCAGCGCCTTCGGACCTGATTATGTCAAAGCAGTCAAAGGTCCGATGCCGCATGTCAACATCATGCCAACAGGCGGTGTGGACCTGAACAATATGGAGAAGTGGATTGCGAACGGCTGCATTGCAGTAGGCATCGGCGGCAACCTGACCGCTCCGGCCAAGGAAGGCCGCTACGACCAGATCACAGAGCTGGCTGCGCAGTATGTTGCGAAGTTTAAAGAGATTAAGGGCGCGTAA
- a CDS encoding sugar kinase, with translation MSKQLNAVTFGEPMAMFYANETGPLHEVTSFSKALAGAESNVATGLSRLAHKTGYVTKLGEDNFGQFIAMALNKEGIDTDSITYTKEFSTGMLIKSKVLTGDPKVEYFRKNSAASKLSLADFDESYFASAGHLHVTSISSALSKTCHEFSLHAMEFMKKNGKTVSLDPNLRPTLWPDTETMVHTINDLATRCDWFLPGLSEGKILTGLETPEEIAGYYLQRGVSLVVIKLGPEGAYYKTAAGEEGYVDGFKVKEVVDTVGAGDGFAVGVISAMLEQLTVAEAVRRGNAIGALAVMSPGDMDGLPTREGLEQFMNASV, from the coding sequence ATGAGTAAGCAGTTGAATGCCGTCACCTTTGGAGAACCGATGGCGATGTTTTATGCGAATGAGACGGGCCCGCTCCATGAGGTCACCTCATTCTCTAAAGCGCTGGCCGGAGCAGAGAGCAATGTGGCAACCGGACTGTCGCGTCTGGCCCACAAGACCGGATATGTAACCAAGCTTGGCGAAGACAACTTCGGTCAATTCATCGCCATGGCTTTGAATAAAGAGGGTATTGACACCGACAGCATCACTTATACCAAAGAGTTCTCAACCGGAATGCTGATCAAATCCAAGGTGCTTACCGGTGATCCCAAGGTTGAATATTTCCGCAAAAATTCCGCCGCCTCCAAGCTTAGCCTGGCTGATTTTGATGAAAGCTATTTTGCCTCCGCAGGCCATCTGCATGTAACCAGCATATCTTCAGCCCTTTCAAAGACCTGCCATGAATTCTCCCTGCATGCGATGGAATTTATGAAAAAGAACGGTAAAACCGTCTCCCTCGACCCGAATCTGCGTCCAACCCTTTGGCCGGACACAGAGACGATGGTCCATACGATCAATGATCTCGCTACCCGCTGCGACTGGTTCCTGCCGGGCCTTAGCGAAGGCAAAATTCTGACCGGACTTGAGACACCGGAGGAAATCGCCGGTTACTATCTGCAGCGGGGAGTATCGCTCGTGGTGATCAAGCTGGGCCCGGAAGGCGCTTATTACAAAACTGCCGCCGGAGAAGAGGGCTATGTAGACGGCTTCAAGGTAAAAGAGGTAGTGGATACGGTAGGGGCCGGGGATGGATTTGCCGTTGGGGTGATCAGCGCAATGCTTGAGCAGCTTACCGTAGCCGAGGCCGTGAGACGCGGCAATGCGATCGGCGCACTGGCGGTTATGTCTCCCGGAGATATGGACGGACTGCCAACCCGGGAAGGACTGGAACAATTCATGAACGCCAGCGTTTAA
- a CDS encoding deoxycytidylate deaminase: MRKWRLLMTVAYRKNWDTYFMDIACMVSTRSRCPRRHVGAVLVQGKKLLGTAYNGAPMGVPDCSEAGCMVSEQYEREIVGGVETMVKKQRCIRTIHAEQNLLLFTDRSDREGSTVYVTDEPCWTCANMLANSGIVEIVYLRPYRKDMAKVEAMLGSKGIVFRQLENYEPPKETMITVSE, from the coding sequence ATGAGGAAGTGGAGATTGCTGATGACTGTGGCCTATCGTAAGAACTGGGATACATATTTCATGGACATTGCCTGCATGGTCTCCACCCGCTCACGCTGCCCCCGCCGCCATGTCGGCGCTGTGCTGGTGCAAGGCAAGAAGCTGCTGGGCACCGCCTATAACGGCGCACCTATGGGTGTTCCGGACTGCTCTGAAGCTGGCTGTATGGTCTCTGAGCAATATGAGCGGGAGATCGTTGGCGGCGTAGAGACGATGGTGAAGAAGCAGCGCTGTATCCGCACGATCCATGCTGAGCAGAATCTGCTGCTGTTCACCGACCGGAGCGACCGGGAAGGGAGTACGGTCTACGTTACAGATGAACCATGCTGGACTTGCGCTAATATGCTGGCCAACAGCGGTATTGTAGAGATCGTCTACCTGCGTCCATACCGCAAGGATATGGCGAAGGTAGAAGCGATGCTGGGCTCCAAAGGGATTGTGTTCCGCCAATTGGAGAACTATGAGCCGCCGAAGGAAACCATGATCACCGTATCAGAATAA
- a CDS encoding RNA polymerase sigma factor translates to MVEQGLIRAAQAGDRDALITLLREIEGHVYKTAFYILHNEQDALDASQEALIRVYTKIGSYEEKAQFKTWVQRIVTNICIDKFRRTKPTVSIDEHEMVFQDNKHNVEREVMSGYLAEDIREAIEQLPEHHRTVIVLRYLQDFSYNEIADCLDLPLNTVKSYLFRARQQLQNRLQEYQKGGVSG, encoded by the coding sequence GTGGTGGAGCAGGGACTCATCAGAGCCGCTCAAGCGGGCGATCGCGACGCTCTAATCACCCTATTGCGGGAAATTGAAGGACATGTGTATAAGACGGCCTTCTACATTTTGCATAATGAACAGGACGCTCTGGATGCCTCACAGGAAGCGCTCATCAGAGTGTACACCAAAATTGGTTCCTATGAAGAGAAGGCCCAATTCAAAACATGGGTTCAGCGAATCGTGACCAACATTTGCATTGACAAATTCAGGAGAACAAAGCCTACCGTTTCTATCGATGAGCACGAGATGGTGTTCCAGGATAATAAACATAACGTAGAGCGCGAAGTCATGTCCGGTTATCTGGCGGAGGATATCCGCGAGGCGATCGAACAGCTGCCGGAGCATCACCGGACGGTGATTGTACTGCGGTATTTACAGGATTTTTCTTACAACGAGATTGCAGACTGTCTGGATCTGCCGCTGAACACGGTGAAATCGTACCTGTTCCGGGCCCGGCAGCAGCTGCAGAATAGACTTCAGGAGTATCAGAAAGGTGGTGTATCAGGATGA
- the rpsT gene encoding 30S ribosomal protein S20, protein MPNIKSAVKRVKTTEKRRALNASQKSALRTAVKTADVALTGTEVETAHAAFQAASKKLDKAVTKGLVHKNAAARKKSRLAKKLNALKAQA, encoded by the coding sequence ATGCCAAATATCAAATCCGCGGTTAAACGCGTCAAGACGACCGAAAAACGCCGTGCACTGAACGCTTCCCAGAAATCTGCGCTTCGTACAGCTGTGAAAACTGCTGATGTAGCACTGACAGGAACGGAAGTTGAAACTGCTCATGCTGCTTTCCAAGCTGCTTCCAAAAAGCTGGACAAGGCCGTAACTAAAGGTCTGGTTCATAAAAATGCGGCTGCCCGCAAAAAATCCCGCTTGGCGAAGAAATTGAACGCTCTTAAGGCTCAAGCCTAA
- the holA gene encoding DNA polymerase III subunit delta — protein sequence MDAKTAAKDIRQGKVSPLYVLYGSEKFRMNEFAALLEDHLIAKEDRDFAVIPFDLSETPVQAVVEEAETVPFMVERKLLLVRDASLFTAGKENAKIEHRVELLSEYMQAPADFSVIVFLVNNDKLDERKKIVKAAKAAGTVLAFNPLGAEELLRWVEKGFKDRGCAVAPGTAEALVASAGTGLQNLSAEMDKLCLFTGAGGTVDAAAVESLVHRGTEQNVFTLVEDIANLRLDKALNTLYELLKQREEPIKIAALIARQFRIILQVKDLSALSYSQGQIASQVGLHPYAVKLAGEQARKFESQRLRQILSILADLDYQMKTGAIDKVLGLEMFMLRLGA from the coding sequence ATGGATGCCAAAACGGCGGCCAAAGACATCAGGCAGGGGAAAGTTTCACCGCTATATGTGCTCTACGGCAGTGAGAAATTCCGGATGAATGAATTTGCGGCCTTGCTGGAGGATCACCTGATCGCCAAAGAGGATCGTGATTTTGCGGTAATTCCCTTCGACCTCTCCGAGACGCCGGTGCAGGCGGTAGTGGAGGAGGCGGAGACCGTCCCGTTCATGGTGGAGCGCAAGCTGCTGCTGGTGAGGGATGCCTCGCTGTTTACAGCGGGCAAAGAGAATGCGAAAATTGAGCACCGGGTAGAGCTGTTAAGTGAATACATGCAGGCTCCGGCCGATTTTAGTGTAATTGTGTTTCTGGTCAATAACGATAAGCTGGATGAACGCAAAAAGATAGTCAAAGCTGCCAAAGCTGCCGGAACGGTACTGGCTTTTAATCCGCTGGGTGCAGAAGAGCTGCTGCGCTGGGTGGAAAAAGGTTTTAAAGACCGCGGCTGCGCAGTGGCCCCGGGAACCGCAGAGGCACTTGTAGCAAGCGCTGGCACAGGGCTGCAGAACCTGTCCGCAGAGATGGACAAGCTGTGCCTGTTCACCGGTGCCGGCGGTACTGTGGATGCCGCAGCTGTGGAGAGCCTTGTACACCGGGGAACCGAGCAGAATGTGTTCACGCTGGTGGAGGATATAGCGAATCTGCGCCTGGATAAGGCACTTAATACACTCTATGAGCTGCTGAAGCAACGCGAGGAGCCGATTAAGATTGCCGCGCTGATCGCCCGGCAGTTCCGGATCATCCTGCAGGTTAAGGATCTGTCTGCGCTCAGCTATTCACAGGGCCAGATTGCCTCTCAAGTCGGACTTCATCCGTATGCCGTTAAGCTGGCCGGAGAGCAGGCCCGCAAGTTTGAGAGCCAGCGGCTGCGTCAAATTCTGAGCATTCTGGCGGATCTGGATTACCAGATGAAGACAGGTGCCATCGACAAGGTGCTCGGGCTGGAGATGTTTATGCTGCGTCTGGGCGCCTAA
- a CDS encoding LacI family DNA-binding transcriptional regulator gives MKKLTIEDVAQKAGVSKSTVSQFLNKRFKYMSEATKNRIEGVIEELNYQPNGLARSLKQNRTHMVGIIVANIDYSLSIQCIRAIENELSRHGIQVIICNADENADKENTYVENLIARQVDGLIIFPTGDQSSAYSKLIDAEYPLVFMDRLVEGVTTQSLLLDNEMAVKTAVKELTRHGHEAIAILSLPLGEHAITPRRERMSGYKKAMEEAGLPLNERYMRSVPREEISAALDDLLRQPQPPTALLAANDLVLGEILKYANRHSIAIPGRLSVIGIDDAEFARIYNPSITTIRQPAYEMGMQAAKLMLSLIEDQDAAVPITYRFPPALQLGQSVRPPSAAE, from the coding sequence ATGAAGAAATTAACGATTGAGGATGTCGCTCAAAAAGCGGGAGTGTCCAAAAGCACAGTCTCGCAATTTTTGAATAAACGGTTTAAATATATGAGCGAGGCCACGAAGAACCGGATAGAGGGTGTGATCGAGGAGCTGAACTATCAGCCGAACGGCCTGGCCCGCAGCCTCAAGCAGAACCGTACCCATATGGTCGGGATCATTGTGGCGAATATTGACTACTCGTTGTCGATCCAGTGCATCCGGGCGATCGAGAATGAGCTGTCGCGCCATGGTATTCAGGTTATTATCTGCAATGCCGATGAGAACGCTGATAAAGAGAATACCTATGTGGAGAACTTAATAGCGCGCCAGGTAGACGGCTTAATTATATTCCCGACAGGCGACCAGTCTTCGGCTTACAGTAAGCTGATTGATGCGGAATATCCGCTTGTTTTCATGGACCGGCTGGTGGAAGGGGTAACGACGCAGAGTCTGCTGCTGGACAATGAAATGGCTGTCAAGACCGCGGTTAAGGAGCTGACACGGCACGGTCATGAGGCGATTGCGATTCTATCACTGCCGCTTGGGGAGCATGCAATTACACCGCGAAGGGAACGAATGAGCGGCTACAAAAAGGCAATGGAGGAAGCAGGGCTGCCGCTGAATGAACGGTACATGCGCAGTGTGCCGCGTGAAGAGATCTCCGCTGCGCTGGATGATCTGCTGCGCCAGCCGCAGCCGCCGACAGCGCTGCTCGCCGCCAACGATCTCGTGCTGGGCGAGATCCTTAAATACGCGAACCGCCATTCCATTGCCATCCCCGGGCGGCTGTCTGTCATCGGCATTGACGACGCGGAGTTTGCCCGGATCTACAATCCGTCCATTACGACGATCCGCCAGCCGGCTTATGAAATGGGCATGCAGGCGGCGAAGCTGATGCTCTCTTTGATTGAGGATCAGGATGCTGCCGTCCCGATTACGTACCGTTTTCCGCCTGCGCTCCAGCTGGGACAGTCGGTCCGGCCGCCGTCAGCTGCGGAATAA
- a CDS encoding ComEC/Rec2 family competence protein: MNRRPLLSFTICWIAGSSAGCLFSGHKLLIYIACCLLLIAIWAVSRGIRWRTAAVFGLALAAAALYWEWNEARNISLLPEALGKQANELNENYVTAAGVITSPVERDGDRVDFTLKLSRIGLDLQGANAVHAADELVAVQIKLQAESEIAVAAGWQRGDRVVMEGELEQPQAARNFGGFDYRAYLLTKKIHWLLKGEGTASVSVKPPASWELSGILRWSDAVRSALGAELDRLFQEPHAGYMKGLVIGIQEDLDPDTFKQFSQLGLTHILAISGMHVAVYVGVILFILRRCRITRETAITITLLLVPGYVLLSGAGPSIIRAGLMSMIALLAARLGLLKDGMHILAASALLMLVWNPYLLLSVSFQLSFLVTAGLMVYTPLAAPLFRRLPGWLGSALSVTLIAQLVSFPLTIYYFNQFSLLSFAANLLLVPFITFLVLPLGTLALLLGRFWNAAALVIAHFAELLNNVTFAGVEWVNGFSAGTLIWASPSLLWISIYYTLLYGLLYILKRRKEARFAPQYMEDETRPLSELEQPGDDGRCHHTGRSRGALSPHPLFPVPATLRWSGPAAVLCAAGMALLLYKGYYAGELSGGTGAISYLDVGQGDSILITTPEGAHILVDGGGTVSFGDWEEWRIRRSPFEVGAKTLLPLLKQRGIHRLDAVILTHGDQDHAGGLQAVLEGMPVSALLFNGTLTGTEAYAELMDTALAKGVRMYAVHQGQMLTPDDETRLFFLWPELPAEGDSLLPEVEEQNHESVVFRLEMNGRGFLFTGDMDEAAERDIMEAGQQAGILKGGPIEVLKVAHHGSKTATSAAWLEFWNPGAAVISAGVHNLYGHPNADVLKRLADSATAVYRTDLHGEIQLRVRKEGITVRHKRLAPGP; the protein is encoded by the coding sequence ATGAACAGGAGGCCGCTCTTAAGCTTCACGATCTGCTGGATTGCCGGCAGCTCGGCGGGCTGTTTATTCTCTGGTCACAAACTGTTGATCTATATCGCTTGCTGTCTGCTGCTGATCGCTATCTGGGCAGTCAGCAGGGGGATACGCTGGCGAACGGCTGCGGTGTTCGGTCTGGCACTTGCTGCGGCAGCCCTGTATTGGGAATGGAACGAAGCCCGTAATATCAGCCTGCTGCCGGAAGCGCTGGGTAAGCAGGCGAACGAGCTGAACGAGAATTACGTTACTGCCGCAGGTGTAATAACTTCTCCAGTGGAGCGGGACGGGGACCGGGTGGATTTTACGCTGAAGCTGTCGCGTATCGGTTTGGATCTACAAGGGGCTAATGCAGTACATGCGGCAGATGAACTTGTTGCTGTGCAAATCAAACTCCAGGCTGAAAGTGAAATTGCGGTAGCTGCCGGGTGGCAGCGGGGAGACCGGGTAGTCATGGAAGGAGAGCTGGAGCAGCCGCAGGCGGCACGTAATTTTGGCGGATTCGATTACCGAGCCTATCTGCTGACTAAGAAGATCCACTGGCTGCTAAAAGGGGAAGGCACGGCCAGCGTTTCGGTGAAACCTCCGGCATCCTGGGAGCTATCTGGGATCCTCCGCTGGAGTGATGCCGTGCGTTCAGCGCTCGGGGCAGAGCTGGACCGCTTATTTCAGGAGCCGCATGCCGGATATATGAAGGGCCTGGTCATTGGGATCCAGGAGGATCTGGACCCGGATACGTTCAAGCAGTTCTCCCAGCTGGGCCTGACGCATATTCTGGCCATCTCGGGGATGCATGTAGCTGTATACGTCGGGGTGATTCTATTTATCCTGCGCCGCTGCCGCATCACCAGAGAAACGGCCATAACGATAACCTTGCTGCTTGTTCCTGGATATGTATTGTTATCCGGTGCCGGGCCGTCGATTATTCGTGCCGGGCTGATGAGCATGATCGCTTTGCTGGCCGCCAGGCTCGGCCTGCTTAAGGACGGGATGCACATTCTGGCCGCTTCGGCGCTGCTGATGCTGGTCTGGAATCCTTATCTGCTGCTCAGTGTCAGTTTTCAGCTTTCTTTTCTGGTAACGGCGGGGCTTATGGTGTACACACCTCTGGCTGCACCATTATTCAGGAGGCTGCCGGGCTGGCTGGGCAGTGCCCTGTCGGTGACTTTAATCGCGCAGCTGGTTTCTTTTCCGCTCACAATCTATTATTTTAACCAGTTCTCGCTGCTGTCCTTTGCCGCCAATTTGCTGCTTGTTCCCTTTATAACCTTTCTTGTACTGCCGCTCGGGACACTGGCGCTGCTGCTTGGGCGGTTCTGGAATGCCGCTGCACTTGTCATTGCACATTTTGCAGAGTTACTGAATAATGTTACGTTTGCGGGAGTGGAGTGGGTGAACGGATTCAGTGCCGGTACCCTGATCTGGGCCTCGCCTTCATTGTTGTGGATTAGCATCTATTACACGCTTCTCTATGGTCTGCTGTATATCCTGAAGCGGCGTAAGGAAGCCAGGTTCGCTCCCCAGTATATGGAGGATGAAACCAGACCGTTGTCAGAGCTTGAACAGCCGGGGGATGACGGACGCTGCCATCACACAGGCAGAAGTCGCGGAGCGTTATCACCGCACCCGCTGTTTCCCGTTCCGGCTACCCTCCGCTGGAGTGGTCCGGCAGCTGTACTATGCGCCGCCGGAATGGCGCTCCTGCTGTACAAGGGTTATTATGCCGGGGAGCTGAGTGGTGGTACAGGAGCCATCAGCTATCTGGATGTGGGTCAGGGGGACAGCATCCTGATTACTACGCCCGAGGGAGCGCATATTCTGGTCGACGGCGGCGGAACGGTAAGCTTCGGGGACTGGGAGGAATGGCGCATCCGCCGCAGCCCGTTTGAGGTCGGGGCCAAAACACTGCTGCCCTTGCTGAAGCAGCGGGGCATCCACCGGCTGGACGCTGTAATATTAACCCACGGTGATCAGGATCACGCGGGCGGGCTGCAGGCTGTGCTGGAAGGAATGCCGGTCTCTGCACTGCTGTTCAACGGGACGCTGACCGGCACGGAAGCGTATGCTGAGCTGATGGATACGGCGCTTGCAAAGGGTGTCCGGATGTACGCGGTTCATCAGGGACAGATGCTTACTCCGGATGACGAGACGCGGTTGTTTTTCCTGTGGCCGGAGCTTCCGGCTGAGGGAGATTCCCTGCTTCCGGAGGTGGAGGAACAGAATCACGAATCGGTCGTCTTCCGGCTGGAGATGAACGGCCGTGGCTTTCTTTTTACGGGAGATATGGACGAGGCGGCGGAGCGGGATATTATGGAAGCCGGTCAGCAGGCAGGTATCCTAAAAGGCGGGCCTATCGAGGTGTTGAAAGTAGCGCATCACGGCAGCAAAACCGCAACAAGCGCAGCCTGGCTGGAGTTCTGGAATCCCGGTGCAGCAGTGATCTCTGCCGGAGTCCATAATCTGTACGGGCATCCCAATGCGGATGTATTGAAACGTCTGGCGGATTCGGCTACGGCTGTATACCGGACGGATTTGCATGGAGAGATTCAGCTGAGGGTACGGAAGGAAGGGATCACCGTGAGGCATAAGCGCTTAGCACCTGGTCCTTAA
- a CDS encoding DUF1304 domain-containing protein, with amino-acid sequence MMILSTILVALVALEHVYILALEMFMWTTPRAQKAFGTTREFAQDTKSLAANQGLYNGFLAAGLVWGLLHPNDTFGFQLQLFFLICVLVAAVYGGMTAKKSILFVQGLPAFLAIIALLLANL; translated from the coding sequence ATGATGATTTTGAGTACTATACTTGTGGCGCTCGTAGCGCTGGAGCATGTGTATATTTTAGCCTTGGAGATGTTTATGTGGACTACCCCCAGAGCGCAGAAGGCGTTCGGGACCACCAGGGAGTTCGCGCAGGACACGAAATCACTCGCAGCCAACCAAGGTCTGTACAATGGTTTTCTGGCTGCCGGTCTGGTGTGGGGCTTGCTCCATCCGAACGACACGTTCGGATTTCAGCTTCAGCTGTTTTTCTTGATCTGTGTCTTGGTTGCAGCGGTCTATGGCGGCATGACGGCTAAGAAATCCATTCTGTTCGTCCAGGGCCTCCCTGCTTTTCTGGCTATTATCGCCCTTCTTCTGGCCAATCTGTAA